Proteins encoded in a region of the Paenibacillus pedocola genome:
- a CDS encoding response regulator yields MANRILIVDDAAFMRMMIRDILSKNGFEVVGEAQDGSQAIEKFKELRPDLITMDITMPEMDGIAALKEIKKVDANAKVIMCSAMGQQAMVIDAIQAGAKDFIVKPFQADRVIEAINKTLGV; encoded by the coding sequence ATGGCTAACCGAATTCTAATCGTGGACGATGCAGCATTTATGAGAATGATGATCCGTGACATTTTGTCGAAAAACGGATTCGAGGTAGTGGGTGAAGCCCAGGACGGTTCGCAGGCTATTGAGAAGTTTAAGGAGCTGCGTCCGGATTTGATCACGATGGATATTACCATGCCTGAAATGGACGGAATCGCCGCCCTTAAAGAAATTAAAAAAGTGGATGCCAACGCCAAAGTCATCATGTGTTCAGCCATGGGTCAGCAGGCTATGGTAATTGACGCTATTCAAGCAGGTGCCAAAGATTTCATTGTGAAGCCTTTCCAGGCAGACCGTGTTATCGAAGCTATTAACAAAACGCTGGGCGTCTAG